In Deltaproteobacteria bacterium, the genomic window CTGCCCTGCACGGCGGCCTTGTTCTCCTCCGGAGTTCCTGTCGTGCGGTTGCTGGAGGCGAACTTTGGCATGTCGACTCGCGTGATGATGACGGCCACGCGCCTGTTGCTCGTGAACATCGCGGTGCCCTTCGCACCGGAGCCGAACGGCTCCGATTTGGTGCCGCCCTGGTCGAGGACGTTGCCCGCGAGCGTCCACGCGCCTACGAGCTGCTTATCAAGCGAGGTGGTCTTCTGGTTGTCGCCCGCGCGCGCCACGAACGCAGCGAGCGCAAATGCGGCGAGCGCCGCCAGCGCCGTTCTGCAGATCGTCTTCATGGCTTTCTCCCCTGGCCGCGTGGCAGATCACCGCGACCGGGGCGGATTCCAGCACGCG contains:
- a CDS encoding lipocalin-like domain-containing protein, with product MKTICRTALAALAAFALAAFVARAGDNQKTTSLDKQLVGAWTLAGNVLDQGGTKSEPFGSGAKGTAMFTSNRRVAVIITRVDMPKFASSNRTTGTPEENKAAVQGSIAYFGTYDVNGADKTLTMHVEGSTFPNWTGTDQTRTIELSGDELKFTNKNPSMGQGVVTVTWKRVKDARTTAKR